The Celeribacter marinus genome window below encodes:
- the cydX gene encoding cytochrome bd-I oxidase subunit CydX, whose protein sequence is MWYFAWILGLPLAAIFAVMNAMWLELKEDERKMAGASDDQAPRD, encoded by the coding sequence ATGTGGTATTTTGCATGGATACTGGGCCTTCCGCTGGCGGCTATTTTCGCGGTGATGAACGCAATGTGGCTTGAGCTAAAAGAGGACGAGCGCAAAATGGCGGGGGCGTCTGATGATCAGGCGCCACGCGACTAG
- a CDS encoding FGGY-family carbohydrate kinase → MAQCDIIIGIDAGTSVIKAVALDLSGRQIATSAALNTYRTGADGSAVQSLPQTWADCVKAIRGLFDRVDNLAARTAAIAVTGQGDGTWLVGAQNAPVTDAWLWLDARAAPTARALSQGAGERARFEATGTGLNTSQQSTQMAHMDRHLPELLDRAEVALHCKDWLFANLTGVRATDPSEASFTFGNFRTRDYDDTVLNALGLSHRKSLLPPIVDGSQTVFALTPDAAQATGLLAGTPVSLGYVDMVMTALGAGVHTGHAGSACSTIGSTGVHMRSVLSSDVHLNGEGTGYVICLPVTDFVTQVQTNMAATLNIDWALRMAADMMTDLGYEHSYSDLVPRIDDWLARSDPSTLLYHPYISEAGERGPFVNANARASFVGLNANHRFADLLRGVVEGLALAARDCYGAMGDMPSEVRLTGGAARSDGLRAILSGCLNTPVRVSARDEAGAAGCAMMAAVAIGAYETMDECIATWVTPLLAQAERPDPALVATYDGLYAAYAKTRSALTPIWDDLAAHHAAMTVPSENDHTEMTTDARPASRGA, encoded by the coding sequence ATGGCACAGTGTGACATCATCATTGGAATTGACGCGGGCACATCGGTCATTAAGGCTGTTGCACTCGATCTAAGCGGTCGACAAATCGCAACCTCCGCCGCACTCAATACCTACCGCACAGGCGCAGACGGATCAGCGGTGCAATCGTTGCCCCAAACATGGGCCGACTGTGTAAAGGCGATCAGGGGTCTATTTGACCGCGTTGACAATCTTGCGGCGCGCACTGCGGCGATTGCCGTGACGGGGCAGGGTGATGGCACATGGCTTGTCGGGGCGCAAAACGCCCCCGTTACCGATGCGTGGTTGTGGCTTGATGCGCGCGCGGCGCCAACGGCGCGGGCCTTGTCGCAGGGGGCGGGTGAGCGCGCGCGCTTCGAGGCCACGGGAACAGGCCTCAACACCAGTCAGCAATCGACGCAAATGGCGCATATGGATCGTCATCTGCCCGAGCTGTTGGATCGCGCCGAGGTGGCCTTGCACTGTAAGGACTGGCTGTTTGCCAATCTTACGGGGGTGCGCGCCACAGATCCGTCCGAGGCCAGCTTTACCTTCGGCAACTTTCGCACACGCGACTACGATGACACTGTCCTGAATGCGCTCGGCCTGAGCCACCGCAAATCATTGTTGCCACCCATTGTTGATGGCAGTCAGACGGTGTTTGCATTGACGCCCGACGCCGCACAGGCCACGGGCCTTTTGGCGGGGACGCCAGTGTCACTGGGCTATGTCGACATGGTGATGACTGCATTGGGTGCGGGCGTTCACACAGGGCACGCGGGGTCTGCGTGTTCCACCATCGGATCAACGGGTGTGCATATGCGCTCTGTGTTGTCGTCTGATGTCCACCTCAATGGTGAGGGAACGGGCTACGTGATTTGCTTGCCCGTTACGGATTTTGTCACCCAAGTGCAAACCAACATGGCCGCAACGCTCAATATCGATTGGGCGCTGCGCATGGCCGCAGATATGATGACCGACCTTGGCTATGAGCACTCCTATTCGGATCTTGTACCGCGCATCGACGACTGGTTGGCGCGCTCTGATCCCAGCACACTACTGTATCATCCGTATATTTCCGAGGCAGGGGAACGCGGTCCGTTCGTGAACGCCAATGCGCGGGCGAGCTTCGTTGGACTAAACGCCAATCACCGGTTTGCAGACCTGCTACGCGGTGTGGTTGAGGGATTGGCACTGGCGGCGCGCGATTGTTATGGCGCTATGGGCGACATGCCGTCCGAAGTGCGCCTGACGGGTGGGGCGGCGCGCTCGGATGGATTGCGCGCAATCCTGTCGGGATGCCTCAATACGCCCGTGCGCGTGTCTGCCCGTGATGAGGCGGGAGCCGCCGGATGTGCGATGATGGCGGCCGTTGCGATCGGCGCTTACGAGACTATGGATGAGTGTATTGCGACATGGGTCACACCCTTGCTCGCACAGGCGGAACGCCCCGATCCAGCGCTGGTGGCCACCTATGATGGCCTCTATGCGGCCTACGCCAAAACACGTAGCGCACTGACCCCGATTTGGGACGATCTTGCAGCACACCATGCGGCGATGACTGTCCCCTCCGAAAATGACCATACCGAAATGACAACGGACGCACGCCCTGCGTCACGAGGAGCGTAA
- the cydB gene encoding cytochrome d ubiquinol oxidase subunit II codes for MILHDLMTYELLRVIWWGLLGVLLIGFALTDGFDMGVGALLPFVAKTDIERRVAINTVGPVWEGNQVWFILGGGAIFAAWPPLYAVSFSGFYLAMFVILAAFIVRPVAFKYRSKRDDPRWRSTWDWALFASGAVPALLFGVAVGNVIHGVPFHFTDDLHTIYEGAWYMKFIGLLDPFSLLAGVVSLSMLVMHGSAWLTLKAEGLVQTRARAIGSVAALVAVGGYILAGVWLAVGIQGFEIVGAYVTDGPSNPLHFEVARTSSWLSAYSVRPWIAIAPALGIIGGLLTFLGLRAGREISTLLVSKMAILGVISSVGLTMFPFIMPSSSDPKSSLTVWNSSSSHLTLFVMLVATVIFMPLILMYTAWVYKVLWGKVTQADVSENSHSVY; via the coding sequence ATGATTTTACATGACCTTATGACATACGAACTGCTTCGCGTGATCTGGTGGGGATTGTTGGGCGTGTTGCTCATCGGATTTGCCCTAACGGACGGGTTTGATATGGGCGTAGGCGCACTCTTGCCCTTTGTCGCCAAGACCGACATCGAACGCCGTGTCGCGATCAACACGGTCGGGCCGGTTTGGGAGGGCAACCAAGTTTGGTTTATCCTCGGGGGTGGTGCGATCTTTGCCGCTTGGCCGCCACTGTATGCCGTCAGCTTTTCGGGCTTTTACCTAGCGATGTTCGTGATCCTTGCCGCCTTTATTGTGCGTCCTGTGGCCTTCAAATACCGCTCCAAACGTGACGACCCGCGGTGGCGCAGCACATGGGATTGGGCCTTGTTTGCAAGTGGTGCCGTTCCCGCACTTTTGTTTGGTGTGGCTGTCGGCAACGTCATCCACGGGGTTCCATTCCACTTTACCGATGATTTGCACACCATCTATGAGGGGGCTTGGTATATGAAGTTTATCGGCCTGCTTGATCCGTTCTCGCTTTTGGCCGGCGTGGTGTCGTTGTCGATGCTTGTGATGCACGGCAGTGCGTGGCTCACGCTCAAGGCGGAGGGCCTCGTACAGACACGCGCCCGCGCTATCGGGTCGGTTGCGGCCCTTGTTGCGGTGGGTGGATACATCCTTGCGGGTGTCTGGCTGGCTGTTGGCATCCAAGGGTTTGAAATCGTCGGCGCCTATGTCACCGATGGTCCGTCAAACCCGCTGCATTTCGAGGTGGCGCGCACATCAAGCTGGTTGTCGGCCTATAGCGTGCGTCCGTGGATTGCGATTGCGCCCGCCTTGGGCATCATCGGCGGCTTGCTTACATTTTTGGGTTTGCGCGCGGGACGTGAAATCTCCACGCTCCTCGTGTCCAAGATGGCCATTTTGGGCGTGATCTCATCGGTCGGTTTGACCATGTTCCCGTTCATCATGCCCTCGTCGAGCGATCCAAAATCATCGCTCACGGTGTGGAACAGTTCCTCGTCGCACCTGACATTGTTTGTCATGCTGGTGGCCACGGTGATCTTTATGCCGCTGATTTTGATGTATACCGCATGGGTCTACAAGGTTTTGTGGGGCAAGGTCACCCAAGCCGATGTGTCCGAAAACTCTCACTCTGTGTATTAA
- a CDS encoding cytochrome ubiquinol oxidase subunit I: MEFGIVELSRLQFAVTVMYHFLFVPLTLGLSILVAIMETVYVMTNRPIWRQMTKFWGMLFGINFVLGVATGITMEFQFGMNWSYYSHYVGDIFGAPLAIEGLMAFFLEATFVGLFFFGWDKLSKVGHLTVAWLVAIGSNFSALWILIANGWMQNPVGAEFNPMTMRMEMTNFFEVMFNEVAQAKFVHTVSAGYVTASVFVIGVSAWYLLRDRHVELARRSITVAAAFGLAAAFSVVLLGDESGYSATHSQKMKLAAIEAMWETHDAPAPFNLIGFPDQEARETHYAIEIPWAMGLIGTRSLTTEIPGINELVANAEQRVRSGIIAYEALLDVRVNREATDPAVMATFEAHSADLGFAFLLKKYVDNPMDATEAQIIAAANDTVPTVWPLFWAFRIMVGLGFGFIATMAYFFYRASFKGMKFPRPALHLAVWMIPAPWIAAELGWFVAEYGRQPWTVDGVLPTAMSVSALSMTEVALTLAGFVIFYTILFIVEMGLMLKYIRKGPYQDVDETDAWNKRHTDRLAGRRTADAIATPAE, encoded by the coding sequence ATGGAATTCGGTATCGTCGAATTATCCCGTCTACAGTTTGCCGTCACAGTCATGTATCACTTTCTCTTCGTGCCGCTCACGTTGGGCTTGTCGATCCTCGTGGCCATTATGGAAACGGTCTATGTCATGACCAACCGACCCATTTGGCGACAAATGACCAAATTTTGGGGCATGTTGTTTGGCATCAACTTTGTGCTTGGGGTCGCCACGGGGATCACCATGGAATTCCAGTTCGGAATGAACTGGAGCTATTACAGCCACTATGTTGGCGATATTTTCGGGGCCCCTCTGGCCATTGAGGGGCTTATGGCGTTCTTTTTAGAAGCAACCTTTGTGGGGTTATTCTTCTTTGGGTGGGATAAACTCAGCAAGGTCGGACACCTCACCGTGGCGTGGCTCGTGGCAATCGGGTCGAATTTTTCGGCGCTGTGGATTTTGATCGCCAACGGGTGGATGCAAAATCCGGTTGGGGCCGAATTCAATCCGATGACCATGCGCATGGAAATGACCAATTTCTTTGAGGTCATGTTCAACGAAGTGGCCCAAGCGAAATTTGTGCACACCGTGTCCGCCGGATACGTCACCGCATCGGTCTTTGTGATCGGGGTGTCTGCGTGGTATCTGCTGCGCGACCGCCATGTTGAACTGGCGCGCCGCTCCATCACGGTTGCGGCCGCGTTTGGCCTCGCTGCCGCGTTTTCGGTTGTGCTGCTTGGGGACGAGTCCGGCTACTCCGCGACCCACAGCCAAAAAATGAAACTCGCGGCGATCGAGGCAATGTGGGAGACACACGATGCCCCTGCCCCCTTTAATTTGATCGGCTTTCCCGACCAAGAGGCCCGTGAGACGCATTACGCAATCGAGATCCCGTGGGCGATGGGGCTGATTGGCACGCGGTCCTTAACCACCGAAATTCCCGGGATCAACGAGTTGGTGGCAAACGCAGAACAGCGCGTGCGCTCAGGGATAATCGCCTATGAGGCTCTACTGGATGTGCGGGTCAACCGTGAGGCCACAGACCCCGCCGTCATGGCCACCTTTGAGGCGCATTCTGCCGACCTTGGCTTTGCGTTCTTGCTCAAAAAGTATGTCGACAATCCGATGGACGCCACCGAAGCCCAAATCATTGCCGCAGCAAATGACACTGTGCCCACGGTCTGGCCACTGTTTTGGGCGTTTCGCATCATGGTTGGGCTCGGGTTCGGGTTCATCGCAACCATGGCGTATTTCTTTTACCGCGCCTCGTTCAAGGGCATGAAGTTTCCGCGCCCTGCATTGCATCTGGCCGTCTGGATGATCCCCGCACCGTGGATCGCCGCAGAACTCGGGTGGTTTGTTGCCGAATACGGCCGCCAGCCATGGACCGTCGACGGTGTCTTGCCGACCGCCATGTCCGTCAGCGCGCTGTCGATGACCGAAGTTGCGCTAACACTGGCCGGATTTGTGATTTTCTACACAATCTTGTTCATCGTCGAGATGGGTCTGATGCTCAAATACATCCGCAAAGGCCCCTATCAGGACGTGGACGAAACCGATGCGTGGAACAAACGCCATACTGATCGCTTGGCGGGTCGGCGCACTGCCGATGCCATCGCGACACCAGCGGAGTAA
- a CDS encoding sugar phosphate isomerase/epimerase family protein — protein sequence MALSLSLNTNPLVNRFAEPDDLIDAVAHTLRIRDLQLTHEFINPSWPASVIRRLTRDMAQALSRTGVRVTSGMTGPYGRLNHFGHPDHDVRRYYVEWFKTFADITAELGGTSVGTQFAIFTYKDFDDLARREALIEIAIECWADVAEHAKAAGLSYVYWEPMSVGREFGETIQNCLALQERLTAANMALPMWMMADIDHGDVTSQNPDDYDPYAWARAVPQVSPIIHIKQSLLDKGGHRPFTAAFNAQGRIQPAPLLTALAQGGARDNEICLELSFKEREPNDREVMSQIAESVAFWAPHIDTGAQDLNI from the coding sequence ATGGCGCTGTCTCTTTCGTTGAACACCAACCCGTTGGTCAACCGCTTTGCCGAGCCGGATGATTTGATTGACGCCGTTGCACACACGCTGCGCATTCGGGATCTGCAACTGACACATGAGTTCATCAACCCAAGCTGGCCAGCCTCGGTCATTCGCCGGTTGACCCGTGATATGGCGCAGGCGTTGAGCCGCACCGGTGTGCGCGTGACAAGCGGGATGACGGGGCCATACGGACGCCTCAACCATTTTGGTCACCCCGACCATGATGTGCGTAGGTACTACGTGGAGTGGTTCAAAACATTCGCGGACATAACGGCGGAGCTGGGCGGAACATCGGTGGGCACGCAGTTTGCGATTTTCACTTATAAGGATTTTGACGATCTCGCACGGCGCGAGGCGTTGATCGAGATCGCGATTGAGTGTTGGGCCGATGTGGCCGAACATGCGAAGGCGGCTGGGCTGTCATATGTGTATTGGGAGCCGATGAGTGTCGGGCGCGAATTTGGAGAGACGATCCAGAATTGTCTCGCCCTGCAAGAGCGGCTCACTGCGGCCAATATGGCCCTTCCGATGTGGATGATGGCGGATATTGATCATGGCGATGTCACCAGTCAGAATCCCGACGACTATGACCCATATGCGTGGGCGCGCGCCGTGCCGCAGGTCAGCCCGATCATTCATATCAAGCAAAGCCTGTTGGACAAAGGGGGGCATCGTCCCTTTACGGCGGCGTTCAATGCACAAGGCCGCATTCAGCCCGCCCCGCTATTGACCGCACTGGCACAGGGTGGCGCGCGTGACAATGAAATCTGTCTTGAGCTGAGTTTCAAAGAGCGCGAGCCAAATGACCGCGAGGTGATGTCCCAAATTGCCGAGAGTGTCGCGTTTTGGGCACCGCACATTGATACAGGTGCGCAAGATTTGAACATCTAA
- a CDS encoding glycerol-3-phosphate dehydrogenase — MTAIPSVDLFVIGGGINGAGIARDAAGRGLSVVLCEKDDLAEGTSSRSGKLVHGGLRYLEYYEFRLVREALIEREVLMNAAPHIIWPMRFVLPHSPDDRPAWLVRLGLFLYDHLGGRKKLPGTRTLNLRRDPEGAPLLDHYKRGFEYSDCWVDDARLVVLNAVDAANHGATVLTRTACTSARREDGAWRITTTDTLTGEPREFRAKVLVNAAGPWVSDVVTRVAGANSSRNVRLVKGSHIVVPKFWEGQNAYLVQNHDKRVIFINPYEGDKALIGTTDISYEGRAEDVTPDESEIEYLIAAVNRYFKEKLIRSDVVESFSGVRPLFDDGQGNPSAVTRDYVFDLDEVGGAPLLNIFGGKITTFRELAERGLHKIAGFFPTMGLDWTQTAPLPGGDIPDADYAAFAQTLKTQYPWMPRSLRLHYGRLYGARIDMVVGEATTIDGLGQHFGGDLYEAEARYLMAHEWAQTPQDILWRRTKHRLHLSDAQQIAFGAWMDAATQKAA, encoded by the coding sequence ATGACAGCAATCCCATCAGTCGATCTATTCGTAATTGGCGGCGGTATCAACGGCGCAGGGATTGCGCGGGACGCCGCAGGGCGCGGGCTTAGCGTGGTGTTGTGTGAAAAGGACGATCTGGCCGAGGGCACATCGTCACGTTCGGGCAAGCTTGTGCATGGCGGGTTGCGCTACTTGGAATACTACGAGTTTCGGTTGGTGCGAGAGGCGTTGATTGAGCGCGAAGTCCTTATGAACGCCGCGCCGCACATTATTTGGCCGATGCGCTTTGTCTTGCCGCATTCCCCCGATGATCGTCCGGCTTGGCTCGTGCGCTTGGGGCTGTTTTTGTATGACCATCTGGGCGGGCGCAAAAAACTTCCCGGAACGCGGACGCTGAATTTGCGCCGTGATCCCGAGGGGGCGCCGCTGCTTGATCACTATAAACGCGGATTTGAATATTCCGATTGCTGGGTCGATGACGCCCGTTTGGTTGTACTCAATGCGGTTGATGCGGCAAATCACGGCGCGACTGTGCTGACACGCACCGCCTGCACATCCGCGCGGCGCGAAGACGGCGCATGGCGGATCACGACCACTGACACGCTCACAGGCGAGCCGCGCGAGTTTCGCGCAAAGGTTCTGGTCAATGCCGCAGGGCCATGGGTGAGCGATGTTGTAACCCGCGTGGCGGGCGCAAATTCAAGCCGCAACGTGCGTCTCGTCAAAGGCTCGCATATCGTTGTGCCAAAGTTCTGGGAGGGGCAAAACGCCTATCTGGTGCAAAACCACGACAAGCGCGTGATCTTTATCAACCCCTATGAGGGCGACAAGGCTCTGATCGGCACCACGGACATTTCGTATGAGGGGCGCGCCGAGGATGTGACGCCCGATGAGAGCGAAATTGAATACCTGATTGCGGCGGTGAACCGCTACTTTAAGGAAAAATTGATCCGCAGTGATGTGGTTGAGAGCTTTTCGGGCGTGCGTCCGTTGTTTGATGACGGGCAGGGTAATCCCTCTGCCGTGACGCGCGATTATGTGTTTGATCTCGATGAGGTGGGCGGTGCGCCGCTCCTGAATATCTTTGGCGGAAAGATCACCACCTTTCGCGAGTTGGCCGAGCGCGGATTGCACAAAATTGCGGGTTTTTTCCCGACCATGGGCCTGGATTGGACGCAAACGGCACCGCTCCCGGGGGGCGACATTCCAGACGCGGATTACGCGGCGTTTGCGCAAACCCTCAAAACGCAATACCCGTGGATGCCGCGCAGTTTGCGCCTGCACTACGGGCGGCTCTACGGCGCACGGATCGACATGGTGGTGGGAGAGGCAACCACAATTGACGGATTAGGACAGCACTTTGGCGGTGATCTGTATGAGGCCGAGGCACGCTATCTCATGGCGCATGAATGGGCACAAACCCCACAAGACATCTTGTGGCGGCGCACCAAACATCGGTTGCACCTCAGTGACGCACAGCAAATAGCCTTTGGCGCGTGGATGGATGCCGCCACGCAAAAGGCGGCTTAA
- a CDS encoding DUF2291 domain-containing protein, producing the protein MAITDTTPRQKAKSRTPLMIAAAVVVVMGAMALDTTVVQIGSDLDARKQAFSPDAYGAAQFPVIQSSVTGRAVDAAKLATELAADKAAAIAAYGVGDGIGPVIPVRLTGVVANGRSGIYDVTVAGVPDTIRIRVQTGPAINGTDLRDATGDIAFGAFTNQIEYQDAGAGINRAMSEAILSDVDRDALSGRTLTVTGVFKLINPKNWLITPVEFDVQ; encoded by the coding sequence ATGGCCATAACCGACACCACGCCCCGCCAAAAGGCGAAATCCAGAACACCGCTGATGATTGCGGCGGCTGTTGTGGTCGTTATGGGCGCGATGGCCCTTGATACAACTGTTGTTCAGATCGGCTCTGACCTTGATGCACGCAAACAGGCGTTCTCGCCTGACGCATATGGCGCGGCACAGTTCCCCGTTATCCAGTCATCTGTCACCGGACGCGCCGTAGACGCCGCAAAACTGGCCACAGAACTGGCCGCAGACAAAGCCGCAGCCATTGCCGCATACGGTGTGGGTGACGGGATCGGCCCCGTGATCCCTGTCCGCTTGACAGGTGTGGTCGCAAACGGTCGCTCGGGCATCTATGACGTCACTGTAGCGGGCGTTCCCGACACCATCCGCATCCGCGTCCAAACTGGCCCCGCCATTAATGGTACGGATTTACGGGATGCCACGGGTGATATCGCCTTTGGGGCCTTCACCAATCAAATTGAATACCAAGACGCCGGAGCGGGCATCAATCGCGCGATGTCCGAGGCCATTTTGTCAGATGTTGATCGCGATGCTCTTAGCGGACGCACACTCACTGTCACGGGCGTCTTCAAGCTCATCAACCCGAAAAACTGGCTGATCACGCCAGTGGAGTTTGATGTCCAATGA
- a CDS encoding sugar-binding transcriptional regulator gives MAKIVGNSTNEQSLAIRAAWLHYVGGLTQAAVAKKLGLPSVKTHRLIARAVADGAVKVAIDGDIIECIELEAQLCERFGLHTCEVAPDLGEEGLPLRTLGVAGAAFLQRLLESGTPTTIGIGHGRTLAAAVRQLPRCDATSTRFVSLLGGLTRNFSANPHDVMHRLAEKTGATAYVMPVPFFANTPHDREVLLAQKGVRDVFEMGQRAPLKIVGIGTVASETQLVTSGMIEQSEIHEISAAGAAGELLGSFFSAQGRSLETTLTARTLAVPCLSGGQDQVVALAGGPDKVAAIRAVLSSGCLSGLITDEKTAKALMA, from the coding sequence ATGGCAAAGATCGTAGGCAATAGCACAAACGAGCAAAGTCTCGCAATTCGCGCCGCTTGGCTGCATTACGTTGGTGGTTTGACGCAGGCGGCGGTGGCCAAAAAGCTGGGCCTGCCTTCTGTTAAAACCCACCGCCTGATTGCGCGCGCTGTCGCGGACGGCGCGGTAAAGGTCGCCATTGATGGTGATATTATTGAATGCATCGAGTTAGAGGCGCAACTGTGCGAGCGGTTTGGTCTGCACACGTGCGAGGTTGCGCCCGATCTGGGCGAGGAGGGGTTGCCCCTTCGCACGCTGGGCGTGGCGGGAGCCGCGTTTTTGCAACGGCTGTTGGAAAGTGGCACACCCACCACCATCGGGATCGGTCACGGGCGCACCCTTGCGGCGGCTGTGCGTCAATTGCCGCGCTGTGATGCAACGTCCACGCGGTTCGTCTCGCTTTTGGGCGGATTAACCCGCAACTTCTCTGCCAATCCGCATGACGTTATGCACCGGTTGGCCGAAAAGACCGGTGCAACGGCCTATGTGATGCCCGTGCCGTTTTTCGCCAATACCCCCCATGACCGTGAGGTGTTATTGGCGCAAAAAGGCGTGCGGGATGTCTTTGAAATGGGCCAACGCGCGCCGCTAAAAATTGTCGGCATTGGCACCGTCGCGTCCGAAACCCAATTGGTGACGTCAGGCATGATCGAGCAAAGCGAAATTCACGAGATTTCGGCTGCGGGTGCGGCGGGCGAATTGCTTGGTAGTTTCTTTAGTGCGCAGGGGCGTAGCCTTGAGACTACGTTGACCGCGCGCACCTTGGCCGTTCCGTGCCTGTCGGGGGGACAAGATCAAGTGGTTGCCTTGGCCGGTGGTCCAGACAAAGTAGCAGCAATTCGCGCCGTGCTATCGAGCGGCTGCCTGTCCGGCTTGATCACCGACGAGAAAACAGCCAAGGCGCTTATGGCCTAA
- a CDS encoding amino acid ABC transporter ATP-binding/permease protein, protein MSALWQIFALILREQRVSMSRGALFGVIVLGMGAALLGLSGWFITAAAAAGLAGVGAMFDVFRPSAMVRFLALGRASARYGERVLTHDATLRALQSLRVSVLRGVMAARYDRLIRLRGAQALNRLTLDVDTLDGVSLRLVLPVLAGLCAQLIAFAALWWLVGLPIALWIFLGFSLGAGLVFWATLRKTASLSRRTQAASHAFRARFIDLIRARRDLAAYGQMTAQVDLTLKAESRRLALRRHQDRVERLSGAAIQIIAAVVSAGTLWLGITLAQSGTIGPPLAALAFFTTLALAETIVPMRRAAGDIGGMMEAARRMLPDIAPTPVSLAPVSPAPVSDAPVNTDDAPCEGALLLQSVTVHRAGTSDILLNAVSLTVKAGETVALTGPSGIGKSTLLLAIAALHPIAQGRIFLGETSVLDCAEDRLRGSVALLPQRSAVMSGSVRDALHLGAAQCDDTALWQVLEAVQLAATMRARHGLDTRIGARGDGLSGGEARRLTLARAMLRHPNVLLLDEPTEGLDDPTALMVLQGVREFLPSAALLIAAHRRVEIECADRVLTLD, encoded by the coding sequence ATGAGCGCGCTTTGGCAAATCTTTGCGCTCATTTTGCGCGAGCAACGGGTGTCAATGAGCCGTGGGGCGTTATTTGGCGTGATTGTCCTTGGTATGGGGGCCGCACTGTTAGGCCTGTCGGGATGGTTCATCACGGCGGCGGCCGCTGCGGGATTGGCGGGCGTTGGCGCGATGTTTGATGTGTTTCGCCCCTCGGCGATGGTGCGGTTTTTGGCATTGGGGCGTGCATCGGCCAGATACGGTGAACGTGTCCTGACCCATGACGCCACCTTGCGCGCACTGCAATCGCTGCGTGTGAGTGTTTTGCGCGGCGTAATGGCGGCGCGCTATGACCGCCTGATCCGGCTGAGAGGCGCGCAAGCCCTAAACAGGCTCACATTGGATGTGGACACTCTGGATGGCGTGTCTTTGCGTCTGGTGTTGCCCGTATTGGCGGGGCTGTGTGCGCAATTGATCGCGTTTGCGGCACTTTGGTGGCTCGTGGGTTTACCGATCGCACTTTGGATCTTCTTGGGGTTCAGCCTTGGGGCGGGTTTGGTTTTTTGGGCGACCCTGCGCAAAACCGCGTCCTTGTCGCGGCGCACGCAGGCGGCATCACACGCGTTTCGCGCCCGTTTCATTGACCTGATCCGTGCGCGCCGTGACCTTGCAGCCTACGGGCAAATGACCGCGCAGGTTGATCTGACCCTAAAGGCCGAGAGCCGCCGTCTCGCGTTGCGCCGCCATCAGGATCGGGTGGAACGCCTGTCAGGTGCCGCGATCCAGATCATCGCGGCGGTTGTGTCGGCGGGCACGCTTTGGCTTGGTATAACACTGGCGCAATCGGGCACCATCGGCCCGCCCCTCGCCGCTCTTGCGTTTTTCACGACACTAGCGCTGGCGGAAACCATCGTGCCGATGCGCAGGGCCGCCGGTGATATTGGTGGCATGATGGAGGCGGCGCGGCGGATGTTGCCCGATATAGCACCCACGCCCGTGTCCCTCGCCCCCGTGTCCCCGGCCCCCGTGTCAGACGCGCCTGTGAACACCGATGACGCCCCATGCGAGGGCGCACTGCTCTTGCAATCCGTGACCGTGCACCGCGCGGGCACTAGCGATATCCTCCTTAACGCCGTGAGCCTCACGGTGAAGGCGGGTGAAACAGTCGCCCTTACGGGGCCAAGCGGGATTGGAAAATCAACGCTCTTGCTGGCGATTGCGGCCCTCCATCCCATTGCGCAGGGGCGCATTTTTCTGGGTGAGACGTCCGTGCTCGACTGCGCTGAGGACCGTTTGCGCGGCTCGGTCGCGCTTTTGCCACAACGCAGCGCGGTGATGTCGGGATCTGTACGTGATGCGTTGCACCTTGGGGCCGCTCAGTGTGACGACACCGCGCTGTGGCAGGTGCTTGAGGCGGTGCAACTGGCCGCCACGATGCGCGCACGCCACGGGCTTGACACACGGATCGGGGCGCGCGGCGATGGACTATCGGGCGGCGAAGCACGGCGATTGACCTTGGCACGCGCGATGTTGCGACATCCAAACGTGCTATTGCTCGACGAGCCGACCGAAGGGTTGGATGATCCAACTGCGCTGATGGTCCTGCAAGGCGTGCGGGAATTTTTACCAAGCGCCGCTCTTTTAATCGCGGCTCACCGCCGCGTCGAAATCGAGTGCGCGGATCGGGTTTTGACGCTCGACTAA